One window of the Granulicella arctica genome contains the following:
- the tnpC gene encoding IS66 family transposase codes for MLAAALPDLESLDIEAMKALVIEQHERFTRTLNSRAGEIERLVLLVAKLNQMLFGRKSEKVLRQIEQLEFQLEDLQVASAVEETQAEAAAERPAAAKPRRRPLPEHLPREIHTHMPGHDACPDCGGRLRELGEDVAEMLEYVRASFKVLRHVRPKLSCDGCDRIVQAPAPSRPIDRGLAGPGLLAHVLVSKYADHLPLYRQSDIYAREGVDLDRSTLAGWVGATSELLKPLVEAVRDHVLSATKLHADDTPVPVLAPGNGKTKTGRLWTYVRDDRPSGDPTAPAVWFAYSPDRKGERPREHLKLYRGALQADAYAGFHHLYEAGTIYKVACWAHARRKFHEIHLAHASPTTSQAIERIAALYAIEAEIRGSRPEIRKTIRQARARPLLDNMRRWLEATLAKLSAKSDTAAAIRYALSRWRALTRYVDDGQLEIDNNAAERALRVVALGRKNYLFAGSDSGGERAAAMYSLLGSAKLNGLDPEIYLHQVLERIADHPISRINDLLPWNLALHTPPVPS; via the coding sequence ATGCTGGCTGCTGCGCTTCCGGACCTTGAGTCGCTCGATATTGAAGCGATGAAGGCACTCGTCATCGAGCAGCATGAGCGCTTTACGCGCACGCTGAACTCGCGTGCCGGCGAGATCGAACGGCTGGTGCTGCTGGTTGCGAAGCTGAACCAGATGCTGTTCGGCCGGAAGAGCGAGAAGGTGCTCCGCCAGATCGAGCAGCTGGAGTTTCAGCTTGAAGACCTGCAGGTTGCCAGCGCTGTGGAAGAGACTCAGGCGGAAGCTGCCGCAGAGCGGCCCGCAGCGGCGAAGCCGCGTCGCCGCCCCTTGCCTGAGCATCTTCCACGCGAGATACACACCCATATGCCGGGTCATGACGCGTGCCCCGACTGCGGTGGTCGGCTCCGCGAGCTGGGCGAAGATGTGGCCGAGATGCTGGAGTACGTCCGCGCGAGCTTCAAGGTGCTGCGCCACGTGCGCCCGAAGCTGAGTTGCGACGGCTGCGACCGGATCGTGCAGGCACCGGCACCTTCGCGGCCGATCGACCGAGGGCTCGCCGGGCCCGGGCTGCTGGCGCATGTGCTGGTGTCGAAGTACGCCGACCATCTGCCGCTCTACCGGCAGTCAGATATCTATGCCCGCGAAGGCGTCGACCTGGATCGCTCCACGCTTGCTGGCTGGGTTGGTGCAACCAGCGAGCTGCTGAAGCCGCTGGTGGAAGCCGTTCGGGATCACGTTCTGAGCGCAACCAAGCTGCACGCCGACGACACGCCGGTGCCGGTGCTCGCGCCAGGCAACGGCAAGACGAAGACTGGCCGGCTCTGGACCTACGTGCGCGACGACCGGCCCTCAGGCGATCCCACCGCGCCCGCCGTGTGGTTCGCCTACTCGCCCGACCGCAAGGGCGAGCGGCCACGCGAACACCTCAAGCTCTACCGGGGTGCGCTCCAGGCCGACGCTTACGCCGGCTTCCACCACCTGTACGAAGCAGGAACGATCTACAAGGTCGCCTGCTGGGCCCATGCCCGGCGCAAGTTCCACGAGATCCATCTCGCGCACGCCTCGCCAACAACGTCACAAGCCATCGAGCGGATCGCCGCTCTCTACGCCATCGAAGCCGAGATCAGAGGCAGTAGACCGGAGATCCGTAAGACCATCCGACAAGCCAGGGCAAGGCCGCTGCTCGACAACATGCGCCGTTGGCTAGAAGCCACGCTCGCGAAGCTCTCGGCGAAGTCCGACACCGCGGCTGCCATCCGCTATGCGCTCTCGCGCTGGCGTGCGCTCACCCGCTACGTCGATGACGGCCAACTGGAGATCGACAACAACGCCGCCGAACGGGCGCTGCGCGTCGTCGCGCTCGGCCGCAAGAACTATCTTTTCGCAGGTTCAGACTCGGGAGGAGAACGCGCCGCAGCCATGTACTCGCTGCTCGGTTCAGCCAAGCTCAACGGCCTCGACCCGGAGATCTACCTTCACCAAGTTCTCGAACGTATCGCCGACCATCCCATCAGCAGGATCAACGACCTGCTGCCCTGGAATCTGGCACTGCACACACCACCCGTACCCTCATAA
- a CDS encoding FAD-dependent monooxygenase encodes MDESADEVAVAFKSGRQQSFSLLFGCDGNHSSVRRMCVGEESAYSYSLQKYFSITIIDRLLIEEDTAQMYNVPGKSVMLNAYNNKTDIIFCFHSDKEISYNYRDQEEQRGIILQQFSGEGWRTRELLDELGRSKEFYFDRMCQVRMPSWTKGRVALVGDAGYCASPAAGMGGSLAIVGATALADAFQKHPSDFEAAFQEYNDILRPFVEEVQTRAVKFGQKMFVPTSEEAIQRRNAHFKIE; translated from the coding sequence ATCGATGAATCCGCAGACGAGGTTGCCGTCGCGTTCAAGAGCGGTAGGCAACAATCCTTCTCTCTCCTCTTTGGCTGCGATGGCAATCACTCGAGCGTCAGAAGAATGTGCGTCGGCGAAGAATCCGCATACTCCTACTCGCTTCAAAAGTATTTCTCAATCACGATCATCGACAGGCTTCTGATCGAAGAAGACACGGCGCAGATGTACAACGTCCCTGGCAAGTCTGTGATGCTGAACGCCTACAACAACAAGACGGACATCATTTTCTGTTTCCACTCCGACAAGGAAATCTCCTACAACTATCGCGATCAGGAGGAACAGAGAGGCATCATCCTCCAGCAATTCAGCGGCGAAGGCTGGAGGACGCGCGAACTGTTGGATGAATTAGGCCGCAGCAAAGAGTTCTACTTCGACAGGATGTGTCAGGTCAGGATGCCCTCTTGGACCAAAGGGCGAGTAGCCCTGGTAGGCGACGCCGGTTATTGCGCTTCGCCCGCAGCAGGGATGGGAGGGTCGCTGGCAATTGTCGGAGCGACCGCCCTGGCTGACGCGTTCCAGAAGCACCCCAGCGATTTCGAGGCGGCGTTTCAGGAGTACAACGACATCCTGCGTCCCTTCGTCGAGGAGGTTCAAACGCGGGCGGTCAAATTTGGGCAGAAGATGTTCGTTCCAACATCTGAAGAGGCGATTCAGCGAAGAAACGCTCACTTCAAAATCGAATGA
- a CDS encoding FAD-dependent monooxygenase: MTSSSQQHDIAAENQRQHLNVLVSGASFAGLATAFWMNRLGYKVTVIEIGKGLKTGGSPVDIKEGTVDIMRRMGLLEQIQATSLKAKGIDFLNAQGVTIAKLPAYAGDAQDSNPEYEIERDTLLHMTLTA; this comes from the coding sequence ATGACCAGTTCCTCACAACAACACGACATCGCCGCAGAAAACCAACGTCAACATTTGAACGTACTCGTCTCAGGAGCGAGTTTCGCCGGTCTGGCTACGGCCTTCTGGATGAATCGGCTTGGATACAAGGTGACGGTCATCGAGATCGGAAAGGGCCTGAAGACAGGCGGGTCGCCGGTCGATATCAAGGAAGGCACCGTGGACATCATGCGGCGCATGGGACTGCTGGAGCAAATTCAAGCCACCAGCCTCAAGGCCAAGGGGATTGATTTTCTGAATGCCCAAGGTGTGACGATAGCGAAGTTGCCGGCCTACGCCGGCGATGCGCAGGATTCGAATCCAGAGTATGAAATTGAAAGAGACACCCTTCTTCACATGACGTTGACAGCGTAA
- a CDS encoding TetR/AcrR family transcriptional regulator, which produces MVSIPPDRRTRKRLATRQNISDIASRLFVERGFDHVTVDEIAEAADVARMTVFNHFPRKEDMFFDLDEEGREDLLAALQRRDAGTSPIEALRLFAHWAIAEQRPYVRFFEGGSERFIETIRASEALKARARAIRDELTDTLTIALTKAAKRRQPDPAATLAATLLVATWEVAFLEAHRIFHQSRNIKKANAVFLAIVDQGTRGLKAAVVGSPYP; this is translated from the coding sequence ATGGTGTCCATACCCCCAGATCGCCGAACGCGAAAGCGCCTCGCAACGCGGCAGAACATCTCGGATATTGCCTCGCGGCTCTTCGTCGAACGCGGGTTCGATCATGTGACGGTGGACGAGATTGCCGAGGCAGCGGACGTTGCGCGGATGACGGTCTTCAACCACTTCCCACGCAAGGAAGACATGTTCTTCGACCTTGACGAAGAAGGCCGCGAAGATCTGCTGGCTGCTTTACAGAGACGCGACGCGGGGACCTCTCCTATCGAAGCATTGCGCCTGTTCGCCCATTGGGCCATCGCCGAACAGCGCCCCTACGTCCGGTTCTTTGAAGGAGGAAGCGAACGATTCATTGAGACGATCCGGGCGAGCGAAGCACTCAAGGCTCGCGCCCGGGCGATACGCGACGAACTGACGGATACCCTAACCATCGCGTTGACCAAGGCTGCGAAGCGGCGTCAACCCGATCCTGCCGCGACCCTCGCGGCTACACTCCTTGTCGCGACTTGGGAGGTAGCCTTCCTTGAAGCGCATCGGATCTTCCACCAGAGCCGGAATATCAAAAAAGCAAACGCGGTCTTTCTCGCGATTGTTGACCAGGGGACCCGGGGTCTGAAAGCCGCTGTGGTAGGTTCCCCATATCCATGA
- a CDS encoding TetR/AcrR family transcriptional regulator — protein MTKSSAAKMGRPRCFCEETALEAAMRLFWERGYEGASVSDLTEAMDMNRASLYATFGDKETLFLKALARYEDGPAAFWKIALKEQTAADVIKSLFTGSVNLLGDTRNPRGDLITQGALATGVGAAPVKQALIDRRKSGEAELLKRFKRAKAEGDLPRTASVHDLAGYVCTILYGLRVLAANGDGKAELKRVTDMALKMLPL, from the coding sequence ATGACGAAATCTTCGGCGGCAAAGATGGGACGGCCTCGCTGTTTCTGCGAGGAAACGGCCCTCGAAGCTGCCATGCGCCTCTTTTGGGAGAGAGGATACGAAGGCGCTTCCGTCAGCGACTTGACGGAGGCGATGGACATGAATCGCGCGAGTCTTTACGCGACCTTTGGCGATAAGGAAACCCTATTTCTTAAGGCATTGGCACGATACGAGGACGGTCCTGCTGCCTTTTGGAAGATCGCCCTCAAAGAACAAACAGCAGCAGATGTCATCAAAAGTCTCTTCACGGGTTCAGTTAATCTGCTCGGCGATACCAGAAATCCTCGGGGAGACCTGATAACCCAGGGAGCGCTCGCCACGGGGGTCGGAGCGGCACCCGTCAAGCAAGCTCTGATTGACCGGCGCAAAAGCGGAGAGGCTGAACTGCTCAAACGGTTCAAGCGAGCGAAGGCCGAGGGTGACCTGCCGCGAACTGCCAGTGTTCATGATTTAGCAGGTTACGTGTGTACCATCTTGTATGGATTGCGCGTTCTGGCCGCGAACGGAGACGGTAAAGCAGAACTGAAGCGTGTCACCGATATGGCTTTGAAAATGCTGCCCCTTTAG
- a CDS encoding SDR family oxidoreductase gives MSKKLEGKIAIVTGGSTGIGLATAKEFVAQGAYVFITGRRQAELDNALKEIGSNVTAIRADSSSLSDLDKVYDQIKQEKGRIDIVFANAGIAAFAPLGSITEEHFDSIFDTNVKGLVFTVQKAIPLIPDGGAIILNASITSVKGTAAFSIYSATKAAVRSLARCWTLDLKDRKIRVNVVSPGPVDTPGLNGLVPEDHKAGLHGALASQVPLGRLAQPGEIAKTIAFLASDDASYVAGADIPVDGGAAQV, from the coding sequence ATGTCAAAAAAGCTTGAAGGAAAGATTGCAATCGTCACGGGTGGCAGCACTGGAATCGGTCTCGCGACCGCTAAGGAATTTGTTGCCCAGGGTGCATATGTCTTCATCACAGGAAGGCGCCAAGCCGAACTCGATAATGCGCTCAAGGAGATCGGATCGAATGTTACCGCGATCCGCGCCGACTCTTCATCGTTGAGCGATCTGGACAAGGTGTACGACCAGATCAAACAGGAGAAGGGACGCATTGATATTGTCTTCGCCAATGCAGGCATTGCTGCTTTTGCTCCTCTGGGATCAATCACGGAAGAGCACTTCGACAGCATCTTCGACACGAATGTAAAGGGTCTCGTATTCACTGTCCAAAAGGCGATTCCTCTGATTCCTGACGGTGGCGCGATCATCCTCAATGCTTCCATCACATCGGTCAAGGGCACCGCTGCCTTCAGCATCTACTCCGCAACAAAAGCCGCAGTGCGTTCGCTTGCCCGCTGCTGGACACTGGATCTCAAAGATCGCAAAATTCGCGTCAACGTGGTTAGCCCTGGGCCAGTCGATACCCCCGGCCTGAATGGTCTCGTCCCCGAGGATCACAAAGCAGGACTGCATGGTGCTCTTGCCTCTCAGGTCCCCTTGGGGAGGCTCGCCCAGCCCGGGGAAATTGCCAAGACAATCGCATTCCTTGCGTCCGACGATGCCAGTTACGTCGCCGGCGCGGACATCCCCGTAGACGGCGGAGCAGCTCAAGTCTAA
- a CDS encoding AAA family ATPase — protein MLNECVGLISLFDLRTICYKGQSRPSRILCFNHQGVEAGKPFQEMDQAGMQTSQLDQIMRQKDAELLKAVQHLATRETEKGVGLLVQQGRVTEVKSGVDRVAAIAKDYAAQPENTLVVSPDNRSRQQINESIRAELQSTGQLSTDGRAFQTLAHRSDLTGAGRTWAALYHPGDVIRYESGSSTLGFERNSEARVVGVDARTNILIVQKQDGEQVSYDPKRLYGVNVFEEQSRDFSLGERVQFTSGNRDLGIANRDLGTITALEERSITIRMDGKSGREVTFDPTEFRQARPWLRCHVPQLARTHR, from the coding sequence ATGCTCAATGAGTGCGTTGGCCTGATTTCACTCTTCGACCTTCGGACGATATGCTACAAAGGCCAAAGTAGACCTAGTCGAATCCTTTGCTTCAACCACCAGGGCGTGGAGGCCGGCAAGCCGTTCCAGGAGATGGATCAGGCCGGAATGCAGACCTCGCAACTGGATCAAATTATGCGCCAAAAAGACGCAGAGCTGTTGAAGGCGGTCCAGCACCTTGCCACTAGAGAGACGGAGAAGGGTGTTGGTTTGTTGGTCCAGCAGGGACGAGTGACCGAGGTAAAGAGCGGCGTAGACCGTGTCGCGGCGATCGCCAAGGACTATGCTGCCCAACCAGAAAATACCCTCGTCGTCTCACCTGACAATCGGAGCCGTCAGCAGATCAACGAGTCCATTCGCGCTGAGCTTCAAAGCACCGGTCAGCTCTCCACGGACGGCCGCGCGTTCCAGACACTCGCGCATCGTTCCGACCTCACCGGCGCGGGCCGCACCTGGGCGGCACTCTACCATCCCGGCGATGTGATCCGCTATGAGTCCGGTAGCAGCACTCTCGGCTTCGAGAGGAATTCTGAGGCCCGCGTGGTCGGCGTGGACGCCCGGACCAATATCCTTATTGTCCAGAAGCAGGACGGCGAACAGGTCTCCTATGATCCGAAGCGGCTCTATGGCGTGAACGTCTTTGAAGAGCAAAGCCGCGATTTCAGTTTGGGTGAGCGAGTCCAGTTCACCTCTGGGAACCGCGATCTCGGCATCGCCAACCGCGACCTCGGCACCATCACGGCCCTTGAGGAGCGTTCCATCACCATACGCATGGATGGCAAGAGTGGGCGCGAGGTGACTTTCGACCCCACCGAATTCCGGCAAGCTCGACCATGGCTACGCTGTCACGTCCCACAGCTCGCAAGGACTCACCGCTGA
- a CDS encoding HNH endonuclease codes for MAKCLYCAAVGETEEHVIPAAFGEFRSAPKLPIPLCPKCNNERLNHLDQQVSRCGPEGFMRESYGIKGRAHKTKVNPFARGSAGGSRLEFSTFDREVGVEVHLEVVDGVVTQMCELILVETSMGRAHHFPLSETTTADELRGAIARKNVPAPYDVRLSCHPHEQEWVEKLLREHSPGIVFSEPKLMSHIIKTPEVKFQLSERYFRGIAKIGFHYFLSQFQAYSGHHSMFSGIRSFISEDTNEPVRRVNDFIQHRNHPLVYQMLNDEARPDGWKAHILAAEVKPGLCQAHVQIFLTQENPNLIYTVKLAHDRSLVEQEVAAHAYRYFHDGKQGSFSGEASPLPAIRVDQAFPPATPAVSA; via the coding sequence ATGGCGAAGTGCCTATATTGCGCAGCGGTTGGTGAAACGGAAGAGCACGTGATCCCGGCAGCGTTCGGCGAGTTCCGATCTGCTCCCAAGCTGCCTATACCTTTATGCCCGAAATGCAATAACGAACGGCTCAATCATCTGGACCAGCAAGTTTCGCGATGCGGACCCGAAGGATTTATGCGGGAATCTTACGGCATTAAGGGCCGGGCGCATAAGACCAAGGTCAACCCTTTTGCGCGGGGAAGCGCCGGTGGGAGCAGGCTGGAGTTTTCGACATTCGATCGTGAAGTGGGGGTGGAAGTCCACCTTGAAGTCGTGGATGGCGTTGTCACCCAGATGTGCGAGCTGATCCTCGTTGAAACCAGCATGGGGCGGGCGCATCATTTCCCTCTGTCGGAAACGACCACCGCTGATGAACTTCGGGGCGCGATTGCTCGGAAAAATGTTCCTGCACCCTATGATGTGCGCCTCTCCTGCCATCCGCATGAGCAAGAGTGGGTTGAGAAACTGCTACGCGAGCACTCACCCGGCATCGTGTTCTCCGAGCCGAAGCTCATGAGCCACATCATCAAGACGCCAGAGGTGAAATTCCAGTTGAGCGAGCGCTATTTCCGGGGAATCGCCAAGATCGGCTTTCACTATTTCTTGTCACAGTTCCAGGCCTATTCAGGCCATCATTCGATGTTTTCGGGCATCCGGTCGTTCATCTCTGAAGATACGAATGAGCCGGTGCGCCGAGTGAACGATTTCATTCAGCACCGTAACCATCCCCTGGTGTACCAAATGCTGAATGACGAGGCACGCCCCGACGGATGGAAGGCGCACATCCTTGCAGCCGAGGTAAAGCCGGGACTATGCCAAGCTCACGTGCAAATATTCCTAACCCAGGAAAACCCGAACCTTATCTATACCGTGAAGTTGGCTCATGACCGATCCCTTGTTGAGCAAGAGGTAGCCGCGCACGCGTACCGCTATTTTCATGACGGTAAGCAAGGGTCGTTTTCTGGGGAAGCCAGTCCACTTCCAGCTATTCGCGTCGACCAGGCATTCCCGCCCGCGACACCCGCAGTATCTGCATAG
- a CDS encoding AraC family transcriptional regulator translates to MDPLSAIFSSMSVQQALVDRLEVTAPWGFHSTSGPEIRFILMLRGSAVLETKSLSQPLSLRGGDLFILFGGDYSLANEASSQRVHCEALVFTRIGSVIQFGGGGVPTTLAAGRFVIDQVKAGPILKVLPASIHLQLDQKRTHSFQSVMELISLETEHPGLASEEMINRLCEMLFIHAIRAYTQDLTQNQGGWLAGISDGQLGQVIQLLHAHLHKNWTVDSMAASAGMSRSAFAARFKLIVGQSPLEYLTQWRIHRASVLIRKTDSNIGKIAKGVGYASESAFTKVFKKVMQTTPSEFRRAATEG, encoded by the coding sequence ATGGATCCACTTTCCGCGATATTTAGTTCTATGAGCGTCCAGCAAGCGCTGGTCGATCGCCTTGAGGTCACCGCTCCATGGGGTTTCCATTCGACCTCGGGCCCCGAGATCCGTTTCATCTTGATGCTTCGCGGATCCGCGGTTCTTGAGACTAAGTCCCTCTCTCAGCCTCTATCACTGCGCGGCGGCGATCTGTTCATCCTCTTTGGCGGAGACTATTCACTTGCCAATGAGGCCAGCTCCCAGCGTGTCCATTGTGAAGCGCTGGTGTTCACGAGAATTGGCAGCGTCATTCAATTCGGAGGCGGTGGTGTGCCGACCACCCTCGCGGCTGGACGTTTTGTCATCGACCAAGTGAAGGCAGGTCCGATCCTCAAAGTGCTTCCAGCTTCTATTCATCTTCAACTCGATCAAAAACGCACTCACTCGTTCCAGTCAGTCATGGAATTGATCTCGCTTGAGACCGAGCACCCGGGGCTTGCTTCGGAAGAGATGATCAATCGACTGTGTGAAATGCTCTTCATTCATGCCATTCGCGCCTATACCCAGGACCTGACTCAGAACCAAGGCGGCTGGCTGGCTGGCATCTCGGACGGCCAACTGGGACAGGTGATTCAGTTATTGCACGCGCATCTGCATAAGAATTGGACCGTCGACTCCATGGCAGCGAGTGCTGGCATGTCACGCTCCGCCTTCGCAGCCCGATTCAAATTGATCGTCGGGCAGAGCCCATTGGAGTACCTGACGCAATGGCGCATTCATCGAGCATCGGTACTCATAAGAAAAACCGATTCCAACATTGGCAAAATCGCTAAGGGTGTCGGATACGCCTCAGAAAGCGCCTTTACAAAGGTCTTCAAGAAGGTGATGCAAACGACTCCCAGCGAGTTCCGAAGAGCAGCAACGGAGGGATGA
- a CDS encoding nuclear transport factor 2 family protein codes for MTITMTSDIERVVTMFQGFGDRDPHLATKHIHPTSYITHNPLAFDGIEGVKRFIDHLPGEKSPVKILRAFQDGPYVFTHAEGDFFGQKLFFDIFKLEEGQIVEHWDSSTEPTPPNESGHTQTGGPIEAKDLHATEKNKSIIRDFYESVVVPGKIPEYFAGDHFIRHDANGGDGVAAFMARLKALAQKGIVFQIDEIKFVLGQGDFVLVAAKGSLAGESCVYYDLYRVDNEKIVEHWGITENVPSQDKWNNKNGIL; via the coding sequence ATGACAATCACGATGACGAGTGACATTGAAAGAGTAGTGACTATGTTTCAAGGGTTTGGTGATCGGGATCCACACCTTGCGACCAAACACATTCACCCAACCAGTTACATCACTCACAACCCACTCGCGTTCGACGGCATAGAGGGAGTGAAGCGCTTTATCGATCACCTTCCTGGTGAGAAAAGTCCTGTGAAGATACTCCGAGCTTTTCAGGACGGGCCTTATGTCTTCACTCACGCTGAAGGAGATTTCTTCGGTCAAAAGCTCTTCTTCGACATCTTCAAACTGGAAGAGGGTCAGATCGTTGAGCATTGGGATAGTTCGACGGAGCCGACCCCTCCGAACGAGAGTGGGCACACGCAGACTGGCGGCCCAATTGAGGCCAAGGACCTTCACGCCACAGAAAAAAACAAGTCGATTATCCGTGATTTCTACGAGTCCGTTGTTGTTCCGGGAAAGATACCGGAGTATTTCGCCGGCGATCATTTCATACGCCACGACGCCAATGGCGGCGATGGAGTTGCGGCCTTTATGGCACGGTTGAAGGCATTGGCTCAGAAAGGAATTGTGTTCCAGATCGACGAGATCAAGTTCGTCCTGGGGCAGGGAGACTTCGTCCTTGTAGCCGCTAAAGGATCACTTGCAGGCGAGTCATGCGTCTACTACGACCTTTACAGGGTCGACAACGAAAAGATTGTTGAGCACTGGGGAATTACGGAGAACGTTCCTTCACAAGACAAGTGGAACAACAAAAACGGCATACTCTAG
- a CDS encoding MFS transporter, with translation MKTKVASLTTVGFTLSLVFIGGAFGKAACGWLGERLGLLATVLTTEVGTAVAILSLLILPLRPYMILLPLLGIMLNGTSSVLYGTVPELVAPHRIERAFAIFYTGILGSSALAPVLYGRLGDSAGIIWAIVAAAITALAVVPLMLNLAPRLHAEDR, from the coding sequence ATGAAAACGAAGGTCGCATCGCTAACGACCGTTGGGTTTACATTGTCGTTGGTTTTTATCGGCGGAGCCTTCGGAAAGGCAGCCTGCGGCTGGCTCGGGGAACGTCTTGGGCTGCTGGCAACGGTCCTCACCACTGAGGTCGGTACCGCCGTCGCGATCCTGTCGCTGTTGATCCTGCCCCTTAGGCCATACATGATCCTATTGCCGCTCCTCGGGATAATGCTCAATGGCACATCGTCCGTGCTGTACGGCACGGTTCCGGAGCTTGTGGCTCCGCATCGCATCGAGCGAGCTTTCGCCATCTTCTACACGGGCATTCTCGGTTCGAGCGCGCTCGCGCCTGTGCTGTACGGTCGTCTGGGTGACTCGGCCGGCATCATCTGGGCTATAGTCGCTGCTGCCATTACAGCTCTCGCTGTTGTACCGCTCATGTTAAATCTCGCGCCGCGACTTCACGCCGAAGATAGGTAA
- a CDS encoding MFS transporter, with protein sequence MAGEISGTASAGRTLALASVAHALHDGYVDMIYVLLPAWQTDLSLDYVALAVVRAVYVGVLAALQVPSAHLAKRLNARTVLALGTLLSATGYAVAGLSGGLIGLTASLALAGVGSSTQHPLASSAVSRAYGEKSRGPLGTYNFAGDLGKATLPPLISFLLTVMHWRSTLWVAAGLGLLVAVSIRLFMPLASTSPGEVKLVALTHRVTKGNVGFALLFVIGILDTATRMGFYCSCPFS encoded by the coding sequence ATGGCTGGTGAAATCTCAGGAACGGCAAGCGCAGGGCGCACGCTGGCACTCGCCAGTGTTGCGCATGCACTGCATGACGGCTATGTGGACATGATCTACGTGCTGCTACCGGCTTGGCAGACAGACTTATCTCTTGATTACGTAGCTCTTGCAGTCGTTCGCGCTGTCTACGTGGGGGTATTGGCCGCACTTCAGGTTCCGTCTGCGCACCTTGCGAAGCGTCTGAATGCGCGAACCGTCCTTGCCCTAGGAACATTGTTGAGTGCAACCGGCTATGCCGTGGCTGGTCTCTCAGGCGGTCTCATAGGCTTGACCGCCTCTTTGGCGCTGGCTGGCGTCGGCAGTAGCACCCAGCATCCGCTTGCCTCCAGTGCCGTGTCGCGGGCGTACGGCGAGAAATCACGCGGGCCGCTGGGCACCTATAACTTCGCGGGCGACCTCGGGAAGGCCACGCTTCCACCCCTCATTTCCTTCTTACTGACCGTGATGCATTGGCGCTCGACGCTTTGGGTGGCTGCGGGGCTGGGCCTGCTCGTTGCAGTCTCCATCCGGCTATTTATGCCGCTCGCTTCAACCTCTCCAGGCGAAGTGAAGCTCGTCGCATTGACCCACCGGGTGACAAAGGGCAATGTGGGATTCGCGCTGCTCTTTGTAATCGGCATCCTGGATACCGCCACACGAATGGGGTTCTATTGTTCCTGCCCTTTCTCATGA
- a CDS encoding SDR family oxidoreductase, translating to MSLRSQSLELQHNSDYFRTAWLCCKYCVPLMLKNNPPSGSIVNSSSFLANMGSATGQMAYNAAKAAVSQFSRDLGTNLARDGIRVNALALGPIETPQLIEVFSRIGEQERKRRFTHMPLGRFGTLEEIAGTVAFLASDDSGFITASVFPIDGGIQHAFTVPD from the coding sequence ATGTCACTTCGTTCGCAGTCGCTCGAGCTCCAACACAATAGCGACTACTTCCGCACGGCTTGGCTCTGCTGCAAATACTGCGTGCCTCTCATGTTGAAGAACAATCCGCCGAGCGGCTCCATTGTGAACAGCAGCTCATTTCTGGCCAATATGGGATCAGCAACCGGACAGATGGCCTATAACGCCGCCAAAGCTGCGGTCTCTCAGTTCAGCCGCGATCTCGGGACCAATCTCGCACGAGACGGCATCCGCGTGAACGCACTTGCCCTTGGTCCAATTGAAACACCTCAACTCATCGAAGTGTTCTCTCGGATCGGTGAACAGGAGCGCAAACGCCGGTTTACCCATATGCCCTTAGGGCGTTTCGGCACACTGGAAGAAATTGCAGGCACGGTAGCATTCCTGGCTAGTGATGACTCAGGATTCATCACTGCGTCGGTGTTCCCAATCGATGGCGGTATTCAGCACGCATTCACTGTACCCGACTAG